The following coding sequences lie in one Saccopteryx bilineata isolate mSacBil1 chromosome 5, mSacBil1_pri_phased_curated, whole genome shotgun sequence genomic window:
- the LOC136337724 gene encoding actin, alpha skeletal muscle — protein MKCDVDIRKDLYANTVLSGGTTMYPGIADRMQKEITALAPSTMKIKIIAPLERKYSVWIGGSILASLSTFQQMWISKQEYDESGPSIVHRKCF, from the coding sequence atgaAGTGTGATGTTGACATCCGTAAGGACCTCTATGCCAACACAGTGCTGTCTGGTGGCACCACCATGTACCCAGGAATCGCTGACCGAATGCAGAAGGAGATCACTGCCCTGGCTCCCAGCACAATGAAGATCAAGATCATTGCGCCCCTTGAGCGCAAGTACTCCGTGTGGATCGGCGGCTCCATCCTGGCCTCGCTGTCCACCTTCCAGCAGATGTGGATCAGCAAGCAGGAATATGACGAGTCCGGCCCCTCCATCGTCCACCGCAAATGCTTCTAG